In Gemmatimonadota bacterium, the sequence GCCGGGGCGACATGAAGAGGCTGGTGCGCCAGTCCCCGGTCGTGGCCAGGGACTCCACGATCTGCTGCTCCAGCCGGCGCACCGTGAGCGCGGCCTGGGCCAGCGCCATCCCCTCGAGGGCCGAGAGGCGGGTCGAGACCATCTCCGAGAGGATGCCGCACGCCGCCCGCACCTCGAAGGGGAGCCGGCGGGTGGAGTAGTGGTGGCAGCTGATCAGCCCCCACAGCCGCTCCTCCCGCGTAAGGCTGGTCACGAGCGTGGCCCGGACGCCCATGTTGGTGAGGTACTGGAGGTGCAGCGGCGACATGCTGCGGAGGGTGCAGCCCGACATGTCCACGTCGCCACCGGAGATGGGCGAGAGCCGCGGGAACAGCGGCGCCGGCTCGTAGGCCACGTCGACCAGCACCCGGACCCGGTTCTGCAGGTACAGCTCGCGGGCCTGCTGGGGGATGTCGGAGGAGGGGTAGTGCAGCCCGAGGAAGGACTCCAGGTCGTCGCGGCGGGCCTCGCCCACCACCTCGCCGTGGCCGTCCGGGTCAAACTTGTACACCATCACCCGGTCGTACCCCGCCAGCTCCCGCATCACCCGCACCGTCTCGTCATAGAGGGCCTGCAGCGTCGGGGCGGCGTTGAGCGACGCAAGGCCGGCGGTGAGCACCCGGGACACCCGCTGGGCCACATCCTCGCCCGGGGCGCAGAGGGGATCCGGCACCTCCGGCTCCAGCTCCACCGCGATCCCCTCGGACCGGAGCCGCACGCAGGTGGCCTCGAACCGCCGGATCCCGTCGGGATACTCGATCGTCGCGGCCGCCGGCACGGGGGTGCGCAGTTCGTCGCTGTCGCGCAGCTGGCGAATCAGGTCACCGAGCTCGGGATCGAGGCTGTCGATGGAACGGCCGAGCGGGGAGGCGCCCCACGGCCCCAGGACGGCCTCCGCGTTGAGCGTGGCCTGGAGCACGTGGAGCTTCTGGGGATGCAACACCAGCAGGACTCCGTGCGGCTGCACGGAGCCGGGCAGCTGAACAAGCTCCCGGTCGCAGTTGGTGAGATCGGCAGCCCCGAAGGGCGGGTGCAGCGGCTTGACGTCCATGAATGGACAGAGAATGGCCCTCTGGAAGCCATTCTGTCAAGCGAACTTAGTATGAAGTGTCGCTCACCCAGTCCTGCGGGACCAGCATGGCCGAGAGCGCGGCCTCCGGGCTGCCCGGCTGGGGCGCCGAGCCGTAGCTCCAGCGGGCCAGCGGCGGGAGGCTCATGAGGATGCTCTCCACCCGGGCCCCGCTCTGCAGCCCGAAGTGGGTCCCCCGGTCATGGAGCAGGTTGAACTCCACATAGCGCCCCCAGCGCTCCAGCTGCAGGGTGCGCTCCCGCTCGCCCCAGGGGGTGTCGCGGTACCGGTCCACGATGGGCCCGTACGCTGCCGGGAGCGCGCGGCCGATCGCATTCACGAAGGCCGCCAGCCGCTCCCGCTCCGGAAGCCCCTCCCGGCCCGGACGGAGGTGGTCGAAGAACACCCCCCCCACCCCGCGCGCCTCTCCCCCCCGGTGCGTGTTCCGGAAGTAGTCATCGCACCAGGCCTTGAAGCGGGGGTAGAAAACGGGATCGTGGGCATCGCAGACCTCGGCCAGCGTCCGGTGCCAGTGCCGGGCGTCGTCCGGGCAGGGCCAGGTCGGGGTCAGGTCGGTGCCACCGCCGAACCAGGCGTCGAACGGCTCACCATCGGCCGTGGTCAGCTCGAAGTAGCGGATATTGAGGTGCACCGTCGGGATCAGCGGGCTCCGCGGGTGGGTGACCATGCTGACGCCCGTGGCGAAGAACCGCGCCCCCTCGGGCGGCGGCGCCGCGAGCGCCAGTCGGCCGGCCATGCCGCGTTCCAGCACCCCCGTGACCTCAGAGCGGTTCACGCCCGACTGCTCGAACGTCTTCCCCTCGAGCAGCACCCGGGACACGCCGCCGCCCCCACCGGGTCGCTCCCAGCGCTCCTCGGTGAAGTTCCCGCCGCCATCCATGCCCACGAAGAACGCGGTCAGCGCATCGTGGACGTCGGTCATCCAGCGCGCGGCCGCCGGCGCAAACGACGGCGCCACCCCGATCACGCCCCGCCGTCCTTCACCGCGTCCACGAAGGCGCGGGCATGCGCCACCGGGGTGTCCGGCAGGATGCCGTGACCCAGGTTGGCGATATGCGGGCCGCCGCTCATCTCGAGCAGCATCCGCCGGGTGCGGCGCCGGATCTCCGCCGGGGCGGCGTACAGCCAGCAGGGGTCGAAGTTCCCCTGCAGCGCCTGCTGCCGGCCCAGCCGCCGGCGCGCCTCGCCCGCCTGGGTGTGCCAGTCCACGCCGAGGACCTCGAGCGGGTGGAGCGGCACGCCGCGCATGGGCTGGTGGTGGTGGAGGCAGACCGGATCGTGGTGACGCCGGTCGGACGGTACTTCATCCGCAACCTGTGCATGGAACTCGACGCCCACCTCGAGCGGGCGCGCGAGCGCGCGGTCTTCTCCCGCACCGTCTGACCCCCTGAGACGCCACGGCGGCGGGGCGCCCACGCGCCCCGCCGCCGTGGCGTTGGGCCCCCGCCCGGTCAGCCGGCCGGTGTGCGGGGCAGCACCACCCGGACACGCAGGCCACCCAGCGGGCTCCGGTCCGCCAGCACC encodes:
- the hemF gene encoding oxygen-dependent coproporphyrinogen oxidase: MTDVHDALTAFFVGMDGGGNFTEERWERPGGGGGVSRVLLEGKTFEQSGVNRSEVTGVLERGMAGRLALAAPPPEGARFFATGVSMVTHPRSPLIPTVHLNIRYFELTTADGEPFDAWFGGGTDLTPTWPCPDDARHWHRTLAEVCDAHDPVFYPRFKAWCDDYFRNTHRGGEARGVGGVFFDHLRPGREGLPERERLAAFVNAIGRALPAAYGPIVDRYRDTPWGERERTLQLERWGRYVEFNLLHDRGTHFGLQSGARVESILMSLPPLARWSYGSAPQPGSPEAALSAMLVPQDWVSDTSY